The following are from one region of the Paracoccus sp. S3-43 genome:
- a CDS encoding helix-turn-helix domain-containing protein — protein sequence MLTIGKLGAAAGVKVPTIRYYEQIGLLPEPERSAGNQRLYGKSALERLAFIRHSRELGFPLEAIRDLLSLSDRPDQSCAAADIIAKDQLAAVDARIARLTALKSELERMITQCAQGTIADCRIIEVLGDHSHCSQDHRISEAVE from the coding sequence ATGCTCACGATCGGAAAATTGGGCGCCGCGGCCGGGGTGAAGGTGCCGACGATCCGCTACTACGAGCAGATCGGGCTCCTGCCGGAACCGGAGCGGAGCGCCGGGAACCAGCGGCTCTACGGGAAGTCCGCGCTGGAACGGCTGGCCTTCATTCGCCACTCCCGCGAGCTTGGGTTTCCGTTGGAGGCGATCCGCGACCTCTTGAGCCTTTCCGACCGACCTGACCAGTCGTGTGCAGCCGCCGACATCATCGCGAAGGACCAGCTTGCTGCGGTGGACGCGCGCATCGCGCGCCTGACGGCGCTGAAATCAGAACTGGAGCGGATGATCACCCAGTGTGCACAGGGGACCATCGCCGACTGCCGGATCATCGAGGTGCTCGGCGACCATTCGCATTGCTCTCAGGACCACAGGATTTCCGAGGCAGTTGAGTGA
- a CDS encoding PD-(D/E)XK motif protein translates to MQGRWNVLRAGHIDGDGLGITSLPLGATTKAGPVRLAVGSGGEARLLVPLAAGEKIGALETGSALKIGLTTLTHGQRAIRFLDVVCTSPDLEAVFGEVVDDIIRRLADRKDGAAAVAGALDDFRELLIPPAGSEIDRPRVVGLVAELVVLNRLLDISPSAWRCWRGPAGDRHDFRARDVSLEVKASLGAGAHEVTINGIDQLEPPAGGSLHLAHLVLEAVEGGLLTVASLGDRALLRADDPAGLRALLAAVGCTDVHDAGWNRFAFRAEAERLYRVGPGFPQIAPSSFVGGRTPAGIVDATYRIDLGHASDAECQPTEFVSLLQELSG, encoded by the coding sequence GTGCAGGGACGCTGGAATGTCCTTCGGGCAGGGCACATCGACGGAGATGGTCTCGGCATCACCTCGTTGCCTCTTGGTGCAACGACGAAGGCGGGGCCCGTCCGGCTGGCCGTCGGTTCCGGCGGGGAGGCGCGGCTGCTGGTGCCGCTTGCGGCGGGCGAGAAGATCGGTGCTCTCGAGACGGGCAGTGCCTTGAAGATCGGCTTGACGACCCTCACGCATGGGCAACGCGCGATCCGGTTTCTCGATGTCGTTTGCACGTCGCCAGATCTCGAAGCCGTGTTCGGCGAGGTCGTGGATGACATCATCCGGCGTCTGGCGGACCGGAAGGACGGGGCCGCGGCGGTGGCAGGTGCGCTCGATGACTTCCGCGAACTTCTCATCCCGCCTGCAGGGAGCGAGATCGACAGACCGCGGGTTGTCGGCCTCGTGGCCGAGCTGGTGGTATTGAACCGGCTCCTCGACATTTCGCCTTCGGCCTGGCGCTGCTGGCGCGGACCGGCCGGAGACCGGCACGACTTCCGGGCGAGAGACGTCTCGCTGGAGGTCAAGGCATCGCTCGGCGCCGGGGCTCACGAGGTCACCATCAACGGCATCGATCAGCTGGAACCGCCTGCGGGCGGGTCTTTGCACCTTGCGCATCTGGTCCTCGAAGCAGTCGAGGGCGGGCTTCTCACCGTGGCTTCGCTCGGAGACAGGGCGTTGCTGCGGGCCGACGACCCTGCGGGACTGCGGGCGCTGCTCGCCGCCGTCGGCTGCACGGATGTGCATGACGCCGGATGGAACCGTTTCGCATTCAGGGCGGAGGCAGAACGCCTCTATCGTGTCGGCCCAGGTTTTCCCCAGATCGCGCCTTCGAGCTTTGTCGGCGGAAGGACCCCTGCAGGTATCGTCGATGCGACCTACAGGATCGATCTCGGGCATGCCTCCGACGCAGAATGCCAGCCGACGGAATTCGTCTCACTCCTTCAGGAATTGTCCGGATGA
- a CDS encoding Z1 domain-containing protein, whose amino-acid sequence MVERIRQALPRHGNIESAAAAVRAELDLLSPGLAANLSGEIDEAAAIVAREFEQIEILHSHSVIRKRPEWYFGPRPSDLHWPAVKSFLLNEKKWHEDDVRGIDDASNEVVSLLENPRDASRSQFSCRGLVVGHVQSGKTANMTAVIAKALDAGYDTVIVLAGLTNKLRHQTQLRLYSDLVRRNPLNWQVLTSNEVDRDFRAPPQGGFLSHSDKAQLAIIKKNVSPLGELRKAIRETLPAVLQQLRVLLIDDECDQASVNSARGELDMTAINQRIRELLGLLPAVTYVGYTATPFANVLINPYRVDGQELDDLYPRDFITALPKPDRYFGTERLFGKTPVDPEDVRPDEEGLDMIRDVSDEDEAGLQPRSRKERDAFQPAITPSLEAAILYFLACCAARRARGHGDQHMTMLVHTSAYVRAHERVAALIEGWIDVHRGDLVDQASYLGSRLGRVWDEEQGRLPDDLTDARPVTLDEVFKYLSEVLEAIAFPVENGASDDRIDYSGKARTYIVVGGSILARGLTLEGLMVSYFLRTANQYDTLLQMGRWFGYRPGYEDLPRIWMPRGLKLRFRQLASVEQEIRDDIEQYRLRDLTPMDLAVRIRAIPGMAITAANKMRAARRCAVSYWGTHRQTFRFAHTDAGLLERNWATGGELVSRIEALGLRDRETVDRKLWRNVPRSSVRRFLEAYFVESSQADLLPAMLIPFIDGPDPRLSTWNVGIVESGRGRDSDAPLGTIGSVRTVSRARLKDSNGIADIKALMSRRDVVFDCGNGVGGNGSWEELKAARLDAVGQVPLLLLYPIARDSRPERESKARAPLDAVHDVLGIGIVFPGSVTEGGNFVSVELQPLSAEEVAAIEEEEAAQTEAAGV is encoded by the coding sequence TTGGTTGAACGTATTCGCCAGGCGCTGCCTCGGCATGGCAATATAGAAAGCGCGGCTGCTGCCGTTCGCGCCGAACTCGACCTCCTCTCCCCCGGGCTTGCAGCTAATCTGTCCGGCGAAATCGACGAAGCCGCCGCCATCGTTGCCCGCGAGTTCGAACAGATCGAGATACTCCACAGCCACTCGGTGATCAGGAAACGGCCGGAATGGTACTTCGGCCCGAGACCGTCGGACCTGCACTGGCCGGCCGTGAAGTCCTTCCTTCTCAACGAGAAGAAGTGGCACGAGGACGACGTGCGCGGCATCGATGACGCATCGAACGAGGTGGTCTCTCTTCTCGAGAACCCTCGGGATGCGTCGAGGAGTCAGTTCTCATGCCGCGGACTGGTCGTGGGCCATGTCCAGTCGGGCAAGACGGCCAACATGACGGCCGTCATCGCCAAGGCACTCGATGCAGGCTACGATACCGTGATCGTCCTCGCCGGTCTGACGAACAAGCTGCGCCATCAGACACAGCTCAGGTTGTATTCCGACCTGGTGCGGCGCAATCCCCTGAACTGGCAGGTGCTCACGTCGAACGAAGTGGACAGGGATTTCCGGGCACCGCCTCAGGGCGGTTTCCTCTCTCATTCCGACAAGGCGCAGCTGGCCATTATCAAAAAGAACGTCTCGCCCCTTGGGGAATTGCGCAAGGCCATCAGGGAGACATTGCCGGCCGTGTTGCAGCAGCTCCGGGTTCTCCTCATCGACGACGAATGCGACCAGGCAAGCGTGAACTCTGCACGAGGCGAGCTTGACATGACGGCCATCAACCAGCGTATCCGCGAGCTTCTCGGCCTTCTCCCGGCCGTTACCTACGTTGGCTACACTGCCACGCCCTTCGCGAATGTGCTGATCAACCCTTATCGTGTTGACGGGCAGGAACTCGACGACCTCTATCCACGGGATTTCATCACGGCACTGCCAAAGCCGGATCGGTACTTCGGCACCGAGCGTCTGTTCGGGAAGACGCCGGTCGATCCGGAGGACGTGCGGCCCGACGAGGAAGGGCTCGACATGATCCGCGACGTGTCGGATGAGGACGAGGCGGGGCTGCAGCCGCGCAGCAGAAAGGAGCGCGACGCTTTCCAGCCTGCCATAACGCCGAGCCTCGAGGCCGCCATCCTCTACTTCCTCGCGTGCTGCGCCGCTCGGCGTGCCCGCGGACATGGGGACCAGCACATGACGATGCTGGTGCATACATCGGCCTACGTTCGTGCGCACGAGCGGGTTGCGGCGCTGATCGAGGGCTGGATCGACGTGCACCGCGGGGACCTCGTCGATCAGGCATCCTACCTAGGATCGCGGCTCGGTCGGGTCTGGGACGAGGAACAGGGACGATTGCCGGACGACCTGACTGATGCCAGGCCGGTCACCTTGGACGAGGTCTTCAAGTATCTGTCGGAAGTGCTTGAAGCTATCGCGTTCCCAGTTGAGAACGGCGCAAGCGATGACAGGATCGACTATTCAGGCAAGGCGAGGACCTACATCGTGGTCGGCGGCTCCATCCTCGCTCGTGGCCTGACCCTCGAAGGCCTGATGGTCAGCTATTTCCTTCGAACGGCGAACCAGTATGACACGCTCCTCCAGATGGGACGCTGGTTCGGCTACCGGCCCGGCTACGAAGATCTTCCGCGGATTTGGATGCCGCGCGGCCTGAAGCTGAGGTTCAGGCAGCTTGCCTCCGTCGAGCAGGAAATCAGGGACGACATCGAACAGTATCGGCTCCGGGACCTCACGCCGATGGACCTTGCGGTCCGGATCAGAGCAATCCCCGGCATGGCGATCACAGCGGCAAACAAGATGCGTGCCGCGAGGCGCTGCGCTGTCAGCTACTGGGGGACCCATCGCCAAACGTTCCGTTTCGCTCACACTGACGCGGGACTGCTCGAAAGGAACTGGGCAACAGGCGGCGAACTGGTCAGTCGTATCGAGGCGCTTGGCCTGCGCGATCGGGAAACGGTGGACCGCAAGCTCTGGCGAAACGTGCCAAGGTCGTCGGTCCGCAGATTCCTCGAAGCCTATTTCGTCGAGTCCTCCCAAGCCGACTTGCTGCCGGCCATGTTGATCCCGTTCATCGACGGGCCGGATCCGCGCCTTTCAACATGGAACGTCGGCATCGTCGAGTCCGGCCGCGGTCGCGATTCCGATGCTCCTCTCGGTACGATCGGTTCCGTCAGGACGGTCAGCCGCGCGAGGTTGAAGGACTCGAACGGGATTGCGGACATCAAGGCGCTCATGTCGAGACGCGACGTGGTTTTCGACTGTGGCAATGGTGTCGGAGGCAATGGAAGCTGGGAGGAGCTGAAGGCGGCGAGGCTGGACGCGGTGGGACAGGTTCCGCTTCTCCTGCTCTATCCCATCGCGCGGGACTCGCGCCCCGAGCGCGAGAGCAAGGCGAGAGCGCCGCTCGATGCCGTGCATGACGTGCTCGGCATCGGGATCGTCTTCCCCGGATCGGTCACGGAGGGCGGGAACTTCGTCTCGGTGGAGCTGCAGCCGCTGTCGGCCGAGGAAGTCGCCGCGATCGAAGAAGAGGAGGCCGCGCAGACGGAGGCAGCAGGTGTCTAG
- a CDS encoding IS3 family transposase (programmed frameshift) — MAGKRDKPEDIVLKLRQIEVLHGQGMAISDAVRQIGVTEPTYYRWRKQYGGMNRDQLKRLKELEAENQRLRRAVSDLTLDKMILSEAAPGKLLSPSRRRKCIDHVRQALGISERRACRTLGQHRSTQRKVPCGAPDEERLTEDIIALARTYGRYGYRMITGLLNNAGWHVNHKRVERIWRREGLKIPQKQAKKGRLWLNDGSCVRLRPEHPNHVWSYDFVQDRTHDGRLFRTLNIIDEFTKEALVIRANRKLNSTDVIDALTELFILRGPPAFIRSDNGAEFIAKKVQGWIGAVGAKTAFIEPGSPWENGYCESFNARFRDELLDAEVFYSLREAQILIERWRRHYNTVRPHSSLGYRPPAPEALIPIDQRPTMH, encoded by the exons ATGGCAGGCAAGCGAGACAAACCGGAAGACATCGTTCTGAAGCTTCGACAGATCGAAGTGCTTCATGGACAGGGAATGGCGATTTCCGACGCGGTGCGGCAGATCGGCGTGACCGAGCCGACGTATTATCGCTGGCGCAAGCAGTATGGCGGCATGAACCGGGATCAGCTGAAGCGTCTCAAGGAGCTTGAGGCGGAGAACCAGCGGTTGCGGCGCGCGGTGTCAGATCTGACCTTGGACAAGATGATCCTGAGCGAGGCTGCAC CGGGGAAACTTCTAAGCCCTTCGCGCCGTCGCAAGTGCATCGATCATGTGCGGCAGGCGCTTGGCATATCCGAGCGCCGCGCCTGCCGCACCCTCGGGCAGCACCGCTCAACGCAACGCAAGGTTCCTTGCGGCGCCCCGGACGAAGAACGGCTGACGGAGGACATCATCGCGCTCGCTCGCACCTACGGGCGATATGGCTATCGGATGATCACCGGACTGCTGAACAACGCCGGTTGGCATGTAAATCATAAACGCGTGGAACGGATATGGCGGCGTGAAGGGCTGAAGATCCCACAAAAGCAGGCAAAGAAGGGTCGGCTCTGGTTGAACGACGGGTCCTGCGTCCGTCTCCGACCGGAGCACCCGAACCACGTCTGGTCCTATGATTTCGTTCAGGACCGGACACATGACGGACGGCTGTTTCGGACGCTCAATATCATCGACGAATTCACGAAGGAGGCGCTGGTGATCCGTGCAAACCGCAAGCTCAATTCCACCGACGTAATCGACGCCCTGACGGAGCTGTTCATCTTGCGTGGCCCGCCTGCGTTCATAAGGTCCGACAATGGCGCGGAATTCATTGCCAAGAAGGTGCAGGGCTGGATCGGCGCAGTTGGTGCCAAGACCGCGTTCATCGAGCCGGGTTCACCCTGGGAGAACGGGTATTGCGAGAGCTTCAACGCTCGATTCCGCGACGAACTCCTGGACGCAGAAGTCTTCTATTCGCTTAGGGAGGCCCAGATCCTCATCGAGCGATGGCGCCGCCACTACAACACTGTCAGGCCGCACAGCTCCCTGGGATACCGCCCGCCCGCACCGGAAGCCCTCATCCCAATAGACCAGCGGCCGACGATGCACTAA
- the vsr gene encoding DNA mismatch endonuclease Vsr, translating to MADIVDKETRSRMMSVIRGKDTKPEMVLRRALHARGFRYRLHGKGVPGRPDLILSKHRAVIFVHGCFWHRHEGCRYATTPATRPEFWAEKFAANVRRDRAACKALMADGWRVATVWECALRKPNQVTATCAALVSWLSTGAPEIEIGEGALSATGDGDDAVSS from the coding sequence ATGGCGGATATCGTCGATAAGGAGACCCGCTCGCGGATGATGTCCGTGATCCGGGGCAAGGACACGAAGCCGGAAATGGTGCTGAGGCGCGCGCTTCACGCGCGCGGCTTCCGGTATCGGCTGCATGGAAAAGGTGTCCCCGGTCGGCCGGATCTGATCCTCTCGAAGCACCGGGCCGTCATCTTCGTCCATGGCTGTTTCTGGCACCGCCACGAAGGCTGCCGCTATGCGACCACGCCCGCGACCCGCCCCGAGTTCTGGGCAGAGAAGTTCGCCGCGAATGTCAGGCGCGATCGTGCGGCATGCAAGGCGCTGATGGCAGATGGGTGGCGCGTAGCGACAGTATGGGAATGCGCGTTGCGAAAGCCGAACCAGGTCACGGCGACCTGCGCTGCACTCGTCTCATGGCTGTCAACGGGCGCGCCGGAGATCGAGATCGGCGAAGGCGCGCTTTCGGCAACGGGTGACGGGGATGATGCAGTGTCCTCTTAA
- a CDS encoding DNA cytosine methyltransferase, which yields MPATFGIVDLFAGPGGLGEGFASLDIGGHAPFRIGISVEKEASAHRTLTLRAFLRAHQARHGALPKAFIDFHAGLIPEPDWSEVDAAAWQHATAEAQCLELGTEPAAAAIDHAIGALRREFDDTILIGGPPCQAYSLVGRARAKGKVGYVPEKDKRHYLFREYIRVLDRLRPAAFVMENVKGLLSSTVESRLVFEMLMEDLASLGTGQGHHYEIRAIRVADGSASLREAEQPSDFIVRAEEWGVPQRRHRVIIVGIRSDLVDRATGTSVPVSGVTRTVDDATGMMPELRSGLSRGRDDPASWRREVVEAARLLAGIHRGKEDGPLRDVFSAVATGLKNGLLAPRLSARRPEGYGTSNDELLAWLERPALRGFAQHETRGHMPSDLGRYLFAAVFGAVRGYSPKASDFPLSLSPDHRNWHSGVFNDRFRVQLAGEPSTTVTSHISKDGHYFIHPDPMQCRSLTVREAARLQTFPDDYLFLGNRTQQYVQVGNAVPPYLARQIAQLLLRGLSGPLADDSVVAKSENNAARSSEMSCASKPESESLPSR from the coding sequence TTGCCAGCCACTTTCGGCATAGTCGATCTGTTTGCCGGCCCGGGCGGGCTGGGCGAGGGCTTTGCGTCCCTCGACATCGGCGGCCACGCGCCGTTCCGGATCGGCATCTCGGTCGAGAAGGAGGCCTCGGCGCATCGCACACTGACCTTGCGCGCCTTCCTGCGGGCGCATCAGGCGCGTCACGGAGCGTTGCCGAAGGCCTTCATCGACTTCCACGCCGGGCTGATCCCGGAGCCCGACTGGAGCGAGGTGGATGCGGCGGCGTGGCAACATGCGACGGCGGAGGCGCAATGCCTCGAACTCGGGACGGAACCAGCTGCCGCCGCCATCGATCATGCCATCGGTGCGCTGCGCCGGGAGTTCGACGACACCATCCTGATCGGCGGCCCGCCCTGCCAAGCCTATTCGCTTGTCGGGCGCGCTCGGGCGAAGGGGAAGGTCGGATATGTCCCCGAGAAGGACAAGCGGCATTACCTCTTCCGCGAATACATCCGGGTGCTAGATCGCTTGCGCCCCGCCGCTTTCGTCATGGAAAACGTCAAGGGCTTGCTATCCTCGACGGTCGAGAGCCGCCTCGTCTTCGAGATGCTGATGGAGGACCTCGCCTCGCTCGGCACCGGCCAAGGGCATCACTACGAGATACGGGCGATCCGGGTGGCAGACGGCAGCGCCAGCCTGCGGGAGGCTGAGCAGCCCTCGGATTTCATCGTCCGCGCAGAGGAATGGGGAGTCCCGCAGCGACGTCACCGCGTGATCATCGTTGGCATCCGATCAGATCTGGTGGACAGAGCCACCGGGACGAGTGTACCGGTTTCCGGGGTGACACGGACGGTCGACGATGCTACCGGCATGATGCCGGAACTGCGCAGCGGCCTGAGCCGCGGTCGCGACGACCCGGCGAGTTGGCGGCGCGAGGTCGTCGAAGCCGCCCGGCTGCTGGCAGGCATCCACCGGGGCAAAGAAGACGGGCCGCTGCGCGACGTCTTTTCCGCCGTTGCGACGGGCCTGAAGAATGGACTGCTGGCACCCCGCCTTTCAGCACGCCGCCCCGAGGGCTACGGCACGTCGAACGACGAACTCCTCGCCTGGCTAGAGCGCCCTGCGCTGCGCGGTTTCGCCCAGCACGAGACACGCGGGCACATGCCCTCGGACCTCGGGCGCTATCTGTTCGCTGCCGTCTTCGGCGCGGTGCGCGGTTACAGCCCAAAGGCTTCCGATTTCCCACTGTCGCTCAGCCCCGACCATCGCAACTGGCACAGCGGCGTCTTCAACGACCGCTTCCGGGTCCAGCTCGCCGGAGAGCCATCGACCACGGTCACGAGCCACATCTCGAAGGACGGCCACTACTTCATCCACCCCGATCCCATGCAGTGCCGCAGCCTAACCGTGCGCGAGGCGGCGCGCCTGCAGACCTTCCCGGACGACTACCTGTTCCTCGGCAACCGGACGCAGCAATATGTCCAAGTCGGCAACGCCGTTCCGCCCTACCTCGCCCGCCAGATTGCCCAGCTTCTCCTGCGCGGCCTTTCCGGACCGCTGGCCGACGACTCGGTGGTGGCAAAGTCCGAAAACAATGCTGCTCGCAGCTCCGAGATGTCCTGCGCCAGCAAACCCGAATCCGAAAGCCTGCCTAGTAGGTAG